A stretch of the Vicia villosa cultivar HV-30 ecotype Madison, WI unplaced genomic scaffold, Vvil1.0 ctg.000024F_1_1, whole genome shotgun sequence genome encodes the following:
- the LOC131622080 gene encoding glutamate decarboxylase 1-like — protein MVLSKTASESDVSVHSTFASRYVRTSLPRFRMPEESIPKDAAYQIINDELMLDGNPRLNLASFVTTWMEPECDKLIMASINKNYVDMDEYPVTTELQNRCVNMIAHLFNAPLEETETAVGVGTVGSSEAIMLAGLAFKRKWQNKRKLEGKPIDKPNIVTGANVQVCWEKFARYFEVELKEVKLSEGYYVMDPKKAVELVDENTICVAAILGSTLNGEFEDVKLLNDLLVEKNKETGWDTPIHVDAASGGFIAPFIYPELEWDFRLPLVKSINVSGHKYGLVYAGIGWAIWRSKDDLPEELIFHINYLGADQPTFTLNFSKGSSQVIAQYYQMIRLGFEGYKGVMENCRDNMIVLREGLEKMGRFNIVSKDDGVPLVAFTLKDHTHFNEFQISDLLRRFGWIVPAYSMPPDAQHITVLRVVIREDFSRTLAERLVADIEKVLHELDVLAARIRMISSSSNVTVLEEVVKSNGEVVTAKKSDLETQREITAVWKKFVLERTKLNDKMNGVC, from the exons ATGGTTCTCTCAAAAACAGCCTCCGAGTCCGATGTCTCCGTCCACTCTACCTTTGCTTCTCGCTATGTCAGAACTTCACTTCCCAG ATTCAGGATGCCGGAGGAATCGATACCGAAGGATGCGGCATATCAGATCATAAACGATGAACTGATGCTGGATGGAAATCCTAGATTGAATCTGGCATCGTTTGTGACAACATGGATGGAGCCAGAGTGTGATAAACTCATCATGGCTTCCATCAACAAGAACTACGTTGACATGGATGAATACCCCGTCACCACTGAATTACAG AATCGATGTGTTAACATGATAGCTCATCTTTTCAATGCACCCCTTGAAGAAACTGAGACTGCAGTTGGTGTTGGAACCGTTGGTTCATCAGAGGCTATAATGTTAGCAGGATTAGCCTTCAAAAGAAAATGGCAGAACAAAAGAAAACTTGAGGGAAAGCCTATTGACAAACCCAACATTGTCACCGGAGCAAATGTCCAG GTTTGTTGGGAGAAATTCGCTAGGTACTTTGAGGTGGAGTTGAAAGAGGTGAAACTAAGTGAAGGATACTATGTAATGGACCCTAAAAAGGCTGTGGAGTTGGTTGATGAGAACACCATTTGTGTTGCTGCTATTCTTGGTTCAACGCTGAATGGCGAGTTTGAAGATGTTAAACTCTTAAACGATCTCCTTGTTGAAAAGAATAAGGAAACTGG ATGGGACACTCCTATTCATGTGGATGCAGCTAGTGGTGGATTCATTGCTCCATTTATTTATCCAGAGCTTGAGTGGGATTTTCGTTTACCGCTAGTGAAGAGCATCAATGTTAGTGGTCACAAATATGGTCTTGTTTATGCTGGAATTGGTTGGGCTATTTGGAGAAGCAAGGATGATTTGCCTGAGGAACTTATCTTTCACATCAACTATCTTGGAGCTGATCAACCTACATTTACCCTCAACTTCTCTAAAG GTTCTAGCCAAGTTATTGCTCAATACTATCAAATGATTCGCCTTGGTTTTGAG GGGTATAAAGGTGTGATGGAAAATTGTAGAGACAACATGATAGTACTAAGAGAAGGACTCGAGAAAATGGGGCGCTTCAACATCGTGTCGAAAGACGACGGTGTTCCTCTCGTGGCCTTCACATTGAAGGACCACACACACTTCAACGAATTCCAAATCTCCGACTTGTTGAGGCGCTTTGGCTGGATTGTTCCGGCGTACAGCATGCCTCCAGACGCTCAACACATAACCGTTCTACGTGTTGTCATAAGGGAGGATTTCTCGAGGACTTTAGCAGAGCGCCTTGTGGCCGATATCGAGAAAGTGTTGCACGAGCTCGATGTACTTGCAGCGAGGATAAGGATGATAAGTAGCAGTAGCAATGTTACGGTTCTTGAAGAAGTTGTGAAGAGTAATGGTGAAGTTGTGACTGCGAAAAAGAGTGATTTGGAGACTCAAAGAGAGATAACTGCGGTTTGGAAGAAGTTTGTGTTGGAGAGGACGAAGTTGAATGATAAGATGAATGGTGTTTGCTAG